One genomic segment of Intestinimonas butyriciproducens includes these proteins:
- a CDS encoding relaxase/mobilization nuclease domain-containing protein: MATLKHINSKNADYGAAEQYLLFEHDEFTMKPVLDETGRLIPREDYRLSTLNCDGEDFAVACMRANLRYQKNQRREDVKSHHYIISFDPRDGPDNGLTVDRAQALGEQFCKEHFPGHQALVCTHPDGHNHSGNIHVHIVINSLRIEEVPFLPYMDRPADTKVGCKHRCTDAALRYFKSEVMEMCHREGLYQIDLLNGSKNRVTDREYWAQKKGQAALDKQNAPMIADSITPRQTKFETNKEKLRQTLRKALATAASFDEFSSLLLQEGVTVKESRGRLSYLTPDRTKPITARKLGDDFDRAAVFAVLEQNAARAAEAPARSPDPPRTIKDRLQVARAEIAAPKQDGVQRLVDIEQKMAEGKGRGYERWAKIHNLKQAAKTLSVYQQYGFTSPEQLEAAVDTAYQKMRQTSGELKALETKLQGKKKLQRQVLAYAQTKAARDGLRAQKSEKARAAYRQAHESDFIIADAAARYFKAHGITKLPARKALQAEIEQLISEKDGLYNTYHEQKQRFKELQTVKRNIDQILRRDEPHRRKEQSHER; the protein is encoded by the coding sequence TTGGCAACACTCAAGCATATCAACTCTAAAAACGCCGACTACGGAGCCGCCGAGCAATATCTTCTCTTTGAGCATGACGAGTTTACCATGAAGCCCGTCCTTGATGAAACCGGCAGGCTTATCCCCCGCGAGGACTACCGGCTGTCCACGCTGAACTGCGACGGGGAGGATTTTGCCGTTGCGTGTATGCGGGCCAATCTCCGCTATCAGAAAAACCAGCGGCGGGAAGATGTGAAAAGCCACCACTACATCATCAGCTTTGACCCGCGGGACGGGCCGGACAACGGCCTGACCGTAGACCGGGCGCAGGCGTTGGGGGAACAATTCTGTAAAGAGCATTTTCCCGGCCACCAGGCCCTTGTCTGCACCCACCCGGACGGGCATAACCACAGCGGCAACATTCATGTGCATATCGTCATAAACAGCCTGCGGATTGAGGAAGTGCCGTTCCTGCCCTACATGGACAGGCCGGCCGATACGAAAGTCGGCTGCAAGCACCGATGTACCGACGCTGCCCTGCGCTACTTCAAATCCGAAGTCATGGAGATGTGCCACCGGGAGGGGCTTTATCAAATCGACCTCTTGAACGGCAGCAAGAACCGCGTCACCGACCGGGAGTATTGGGCGCAGAAAAAGGGACAGGCCGCGCTGGACAAGCAGAACGCCCCCATGATTGCCGATAGTATCACGCCCCGGCAGACCAAGTTTGAAACGAACAAGGAGAAGCTGCGGCAGACCCTACGGAAAGCCCTTGCCACCGCCGCCAGCTTTGACGAGTTTTCCTCTCTGTTGCTGCAGGAGGGTGTGACCGTCAAGGAGAGCCGGGGGCGGCTTTCCTACCTCACGCCGGACAGGACAAAGCCAATTACCGCCCGGAAGCTGGGCGACGATTTTGACCGCGCCGCTGTCTTTGCCGTTTTAGAGCAAAACGCCGCCAGAGCAGCCGAAGCGCCAGCCAGATCCCCCGATCCCCCACGCACCATAAAAGACCGCTTGCAGGTTGCCAGAGCCGAGATAGCCGCCCCGAAACAGGACGGAGTGCAGCGGCTTGTGGACATTGAGCAGAAAATGGCCGAGGGCAAAGGCCGGGGCTATGAACGCTGGGCGAAGATACACAATCTGAAGCAGGCCGCCAAAACGCTGTCCGTCTACCAGCAATACGGCTTTACTTCCCCGGAGCAGTTAGAAGCCGCCGTTGACACCGCCTATCAGAAAATGCGCCAGACCAGCGGCGAACTGAAAGCACTGGAAACGAAGCTGCAAGGGAAAAAGAAGTTGCAGCGGCAGGTGTTGGCCTACGCCCAGACCAAGGCCGCCCGCGACGGGCTGCGGGCACAGAAATCCGAGAAAGCCCGCGCCGCATACCGGCAGGCCCATGAGAGCGATTTTATCATAGCCGACGCAGCAGCCCGGTATTTCAAGGCGCATGGCATTACCAAGCTGCCCGCCCGGAAAGCGTTGCAGGCCGAGATCGAGCAGCTTATCTCCGAGAAAGACGGCCTGTATAACACCTATCACGAACAGAAACAGCGGTTCAAGGAGTTGCAGACCGTCAAGCGGAACATCGACCAGATTTTGCGCCGGGACGAGCCGCACCGCAGAAAGGAGCAGAGCCATGAGCGATAA
- a CDS encoding FtsK/SpoIIIE domain-containing protein — MTRNDKDTITRRTENRHLLRRMKAGLMAARDTPHKGLLLTAYLAGAVLVWLFRGHLFGLDAYGMFSPVLNAVIDLLVPLYAVGGLLAVLVLLGTPWGGREAKEGLQKVGLVNHAGEAPILLCKQRDKDTPRLTLWEFDPCGIPLGEWEDKRARIETALNITIAKMTWAEGRKIICVYAVPAESDFPALLPWKDKYLSPDSFVLVLGESLTGPVTVNLANIPHILLGGSTGSGKSVLLKLLLMQAVEKGAEVYIADFKGGVDFPRVWRQKCHMCFREDELLHTLDQLTAVLECRKKRLEETECKDLDTYNEATGEGLPRLVFACDEVAEMLDKTGADNERKKLLAQIENKLSTIARQGRAFGIHLILATQRPDATIIPGQIRNNMDFRVCGRADSVLSQIILDNTSAAEQIPKDARGRFITGDGTVFQGYLFNEEQL, encoded by the coding sequence GTGACCAGAAACGATAAAGACACCATCACCAGGCGGACGGAAAACCGCCATCTGCTTCGGCGCATGAAAGCGGGGCTTATGGCGGCCAGGGACACACCCCACAAGGGGCTGCTGCTCACGGCGTACCTTGCGGGCGCTGTGCTGGTCTGGCTGTTCCGGGGACACCTGTTCGGCCTGGACGCCTACGGTATGTTTTCCCCCGTCCTGAACGCCGTTATAGACCTGTTAGTGCCTCTCTACGCCGTGGGCGGCCTCCTGGCCGTCCTGGTACTCCTGGGAACACCCTGGGGCGGCAGGGAGGCAAAGGAGGGCTTGCAGAAGGTGGGCCTTGTCAACCACGCCGGAGAGGCCCCTATCCTCCTGTGCAAGCAGCGGGACAAGGACACGCCCCGGCTGACGCTCTGGGAGTTTGACCCCTGTGGCATACCTCTGGGGGAGTGGGAGGACAAGCGGGCCAGGATTGAAACGGCCCTGAATATCACCATAGCGAAAATGACATGGGCGGAGGGGCGGAAAATCATCTGTGTCTATGCCGTCCCCGCCGAGAGCGATTTTCCGGCCTTGCTCCCCTGGAAAGACAAATATCTGTCCCCGGACAGCTTTGTGTTGGTGCTGGGGGAAAGCCTGACGGGGCCTGTGACGGTGAACCTCGCCAACATCCCCCATATCCTGCTGGGCGGCTCCACGGGCAGCGGAAAGAGCGTACTGCTGAAGCTGCTGCTTATGCAGGCGGTGGAAAAGGGGGCGGAGGTCTACATAGCGGACTTCAAGGGCGGCGTAGACTTCCCCAGGGTTTGGCGGCAGAAATGCCACATGTGTTTCCGGGAGGATGAATTGCTCCATACCTTAGACCAACTCACGGCGGTTTTGGAGTGCCGCAAAAAGCGGCTGGAAGAAACGGAGTGCAAAGACCTGGACACCTACAACGAGGCCACGGGGGAGGGACTTCCCCGGCTGGTGTTCGCCTGTGACGAGGTGGCGGAGATGTTGGACAAGACCGGAGCTGATAACGAACGGAAGAAGCTGCTGGCACAAATTGAAAACAAGCTGTCCACCATTGCGCGGCAGGGACGGGCATTTGGTATTCATCTCATTCTTGCCACGCAGAGGCCGGATGCGACCATCATCCCCGGCCAGATACGCAACAACATGGATTTCCGTGTTTGCGGCAGAGCGGATAGTGTGCTTTCTCAAATCATTCTCGACAACACCAGCGCCGCCGAGCAGATACCAAAAGACGCAAGGGGCCGTTTCATCACCGGGGATGGGACTGTGTTCCAGGGCTACCTGTTCAACGAGGAGCAGCTATAA
- a CDS encoding viral replication protein, which yields MGNNSQSRKWSLVINNPLEAGLDHTAISEKLHLFSPDYYCMADEIATTGTYHTHVFFYAPSPSRFSTVKKRFPIAHIEKAYGSVQENRSYLRKDGRWADTDKAETSVPGTFEEWGEAPPERAEKHPEMFRLVQNIRDGMTTTEIIDDNPAMAFRVRDIDLLRQTLTAEKYAVENRPLEVSYLYGASGAGKTRSIYEAHDPRSIYRVTNYRAAKGISFDGYHGQEVLVFEEFSGQVPIEDMLNYLDIYPLSLPARYNDKTACYTTVYITSNLPLEKQYRGEQWDRPETWRAFLRRIHNIIEFLPDGTTVQKKKGGWPCDQKR from the coding sequence ATGGGAAACAATTCCCAATCCCGCAAGTGGTCACTGGTCATTAACAACCCGTTGGAGGCCGGATTAGACCACACCGCTATCTCCGAAAAGCTGCACCTGTTTTCGCCCGACTATTACTGCATGGCCGACGAGATAGCGACAACGGGGACATATCACACGCATGTTTTCTTCTACGCTCCATCGCCGTCACGCTTTTCTACCGTCAAAAAGCGTTTCCCCATAGCCCATATTGAAAAGGCATACGGGTCGGTGCAGGAAAACCGCTCTTATCTGCGGAAGGATGGCCGATGGGCGGATACGGACAAGGCGGAAACCTCGGTGCCTGGGACTTTCGAGGAATGGGGCGAGGCCCCGCCGGAGCGAGCGGAGAAACACCCGGAGATGTTCCGGCTCGTCCAGAATATCCGGGACGGCATGACCACCACGGAAATCATTGACGATAACCCGGCTATGGCCTTTCGTGTCCGTGACATTGACCTGCTCCGGCAGACTTTGACGGCGGAGAAGTACGCCGTGGAAAACAGGCCCCTGGAAGTATCCTACCTCTACGGGGCCAGCGGGGCGGGCAAGACAAGGAGCATTTACGAGGCCCACGACCCCCGGAGCATTTACCGGGTGACAAACTACCGGGCGGCAAAAGGCATTTCCTTTGACGGCTACCACGGGCAGGAGGTGCTTGTGTTCGAGGAGTTCAGCGGGCAAGTCCCCATTGAAGATATGCTGAACTATCTGGACATTTACCCCCTGTCCCTCCCCGCCCGGTACAATGACAAAACGGCCTGTTATACCACGGTCTATATCACCTCTAACCTTCCGCTGGAAAAGCAGTACCGGGGCGAACAGTGGGACAGGCCGGAAACCTGGCGGGCGTTCCTCCGCCGTATCCATAACATCATTGAGTTTTTACCGGACGGAACCACCGTCCAGAAGAAGAAAGGGGGCTGGCCCTGTGACCAGAAACGATAA
- a CDS encoding helix-turn-helix domain-containing protein, translated as MLEWSPARLAKMSGQSKATISRITSYDTERNPYYRPELRTIQAIAQALELTLEQRRELFYTAFPEFYVWDEAAEHGYTVDETNDLLHGRGLPLLTSDK; from the coding sequence GTGCTGGAATGGAGTCCCGCACGGCTGGCGAAAATGTCCGGACAGTCCAAAGCGACCATCAGCAGAATAACGAGTTACGACACAGAAAGGAACCCCTACTACCGGCCGGAGTTAAGGACGATACAGGCCATTGCCCAGGCGCTGGAACTCACATTAGAGCAGCGGCGTGAGCTGTTTTATACAGCGTTCCCGGAGTTCTATGTGTGGGACGAGGCGGCGGAGCATGGCTACACCGTAGACGAAACCAACGACCTGCTGCACGGCAGGGGCCTCCCCCTTCTGACATCTGACAAGTGA
- a CDS encoding ATP-binding protein, which translates to MKNEINAVLENMTTTIPEPEDYTGEDGLLYCGKCRKPKEAYFAPDKAAIFGRDRHPAECDCQRTAREEREAAEKRRRHLDTVEELKRRGFTDPTMRDWTFENDNGRNPQTGLARRYVEHWEDMRTDNIGCLFWGGVGTGKSYLAGCIANALMEKEIPVRMTNFALILNDLAASFEGRNEYISRLCRYPLLILDDFGMERGTEYGLEQVFNVIDSRYRSGKPLIVTTNLTLDDLHNPEDTAHSRIYDRLLSMCVPVRFTGDNFRQETAKRKMESMKKLITD; encoded by the coding sequence ATGAAGAATGAAATCAACGCGGTTTTGGAGAATATGACGACCACCATCCCGGAGCCGGAGGACTACACCGGCGAGGACGGTTTACTGTACTGCGGCAAGTGCCGCAAGCCGAAAGAAGCCTATTTTGCGCCGGATAAGGCCGCTATCTTCGGGCGCGACCGCCACCCGGCAGAGTGCGACTGCCAGAGAACCGCCCGCGAGGAACGGGAAGCCGCCGAAAAGCGGCGCAGACACCTTGACACCGTGGAAGAACTGAAACGCCGGGGCTTTACCGACCCCACCATGCGGGACTGGACTTTCGAGAACGACAACGGCAGGAACCCGCAGACCGGGCTTGCCCGCCGGTATGTGGAGCATTGGGAAGATATGCGGACAGACAATATCGGCTGCCTGTTCTGGGGCGGCGTAGGCACCGGCAAAAGCTACCTTGCAGGCTGTATCGCAAACGCCCTCATGGAGAAAGAAATCCCCGTCCGCATGACGAACTTTGCTCTTATCCTCAATGACCTTGCCGCCAGCTTTGAGGGGCGCAACGAGTACATTTCCCGCCTTTGTCGTTATCCGCTGCTGATCCTTGACGACTTCGGCATGGAACGCGGGACGGAATACGGGCTGGAACAGGTGTTCAATGTGATTGACAGCCGTTACCGCAGCGGCAAGCCGCTGATCGTCACGACCAACCTTACGCTGGACGACCTGCACAACCCGGAGGACACCGCCCATTCCCGGATTTATGACCGCCTGCTTTCCATGTGCGTCCCGGTACGCTTTACCGGCGACAACTTCCGGCAGGAAACCGCCAAGCGGAAAATGGAGAGCATGAAGAAACTGATTACCGACTGA
- a CDS encoding cysteine-rich VLP domain-containing protein, whose amino-acid sequence MSDNLPHMDYRQHRRARRLVHECCNYDEGNCLLLDDGEPCVCVQSISFSLMCHWFRVAVLPLDGELAAALLCRGSRKRCAVCGAAFVPKSNRGKYCPDCAGRMKKIKAAERKRKQRQRCHALEPFKPA is encoded by the coding sequence ATGAGCGATAACCTGCCCCACATGGACTACCGCCAGCACCGGCGGGCGCGGCGGCTGGTACATGAGTGCTGTAACTACGATGAGGGGAACTGCCTGCTATTGGACGACGGGGAGCCTTGCGTGTGCGTCCAGAGCATTTCCTTTTCCCTCATGTGCCACTGGTTCCGTGTGGCTGTCCTGCCCCTTGACGGGGAGCTGGCCGCAGCCCTCTTGTGCCGGGGAAGCCGGAAACGGTGTGCCGTCTGCGGGGCGGCCTTTGTCCCCAAATCCAACCGGGGAAAATACTGCCCCGACTGCGCCGGGCGCATGAAGAAAATCAAAGCCGCCGAGAGAAAGCGGAAACAAAGGCAGAGATGTCACGCTTTAGAGCCTTTCAAACCCGCATAA
- a CDS encoding helix-turn-helix domain-containing protein has translation MKEMIGERLKALRVGVRLSQTKLAGILGTQQSSINRYEQGQAVPGPEMFVKYADYFDVSMDYLYCRTDEPRGKLYDYKPQALKEKMEQSEEMREFIEMCFDPQAPVNKRLKEALLRIMTEEANEE, from the coding sequence ATGAAAGAAATGATTGGTGAACGCCTAAAAGCCCTCCGTGTGGGTGTCCGTCTGTCCCAGACGAAACTTGCCGGGATACTCGGCACACAGCAGTCCAGTATCAACCGATACGAGCAGGGCCAAGCCGTCCCAGGGCCGGAGATGTTTGTGAAGTACGCTGACTATTTTGATGTGTCTATGGATTATCTCTACTGCCGTACAGACGAGCCACGGGGCAAGCTGTACGACTACAAGCCCCAGGCGCTTAAAGAAAAGATGGAACAGAGCGAGGAAATGCGGGAATTTATAGAAATGTGCTTTGACCCGCAAGCGCCCGTCAACAAGCGTCTGAAAGAGGCGCTGCTTCGGATTATGACAGAGGAGGCGAACGAGGAATGA
- a CDS encoding recombinase family protein produces MKAVIYARYSSDNQREESIEGQLRECTAYCVKNDITILRTYIDRALSAKTDNRPDFQRMVKDSAKGLFDVVIVWKLDRFARNRYDSAHYKAQLRKYGVKVLSATENISEGPEGIILESMLEGMAEYYSAELSEKVIRGHTENALKCKYNGGTPTFGYVIDKDMQYQLDPRTAPVVLEIFTRYDQGATMKEIMEEMRQKGVTTVRGKKIDLNFMARLLKNRKYIGEYSYREIVTPGGIPAIVPQDLFDRVQKRLAANRKAPARHKAEDDYLLTTKLFCGTCGAMMVGESGTSASKGRKYHYYRCVNTKKQKSCNAKHKSIRKTPIENAVVNAVMAKVMDDNFVEYIADTVMDIQTRESSVLPALRHQLEETERGITNMLNAIQMGIINASTKQRLDELEDRKADIELQIIQEKMNHPMLTREDVTYWICRFRTLDVSKLEERRRLIDRFVNSVTVFDDYILITFNYKEGEERLDFTDIESSDLQSVGGPCGVSL; encoded by the coding sequence ATGAAAGCGGTGATCTATGCCCGGTATTCCAGCGACAACCAGCGGGAGGAAAGCATTGAGGGCCAGCTTCGGGAGTGTACGGCCTATTGTGTGAAAAACGACATTACCATTTTGCGGACATACATTGACCGGGCCTTGTCCGCCAAGACCGACAACCGCCCGGACTTCCAGCGCATGGTGAAGGACAGCGCCAAGGGCCTGTTTGATGTGGTCATTGTCTGGAAGTTAGACCGTTTCGCCCGGAACCGCTACGACAGCGCCCATTATAAGGCCCAGCTTCGGAAGTATGGCGTCAAGGTGCTTTCTGCTACGGAAAACATTTCCGAGGGGCCGGAGGGTATCATTCTGGAAAGTATGCTGGAAGGTATGGCGGAATACTACTCCGCTGAGCTGTCCGAGAAGGTTATCCGGGGCCATACGGAAAACGCTCTGAAATGCAAGTATAACGGCGGTACGCCCACCTTCGGCTATGTTATAGACAAGGATATGCAGTACCAGCTTGACCCTCGCACCGCCCCCGTGGTGCTGGAAATATTCACCCGGTATGACCAGGGAGCCACCATGAAGGAAATCATGGAGGAAATGCGGCAAAAGGGCGTTACAACGGTACGAGGTAAAAAGATTGACCTGAACTTTATGGCCCGTCTGCTGAAAAACCGGAAGTATATCGGGGAATACAGCTATCGGGAAATTGTCACCCCCGGCGGTATCCCCGCCATTGTCCCCCAAGACCTGTTTGACAGGGTGCAAAAACGGCTTGCGGCAAACAGAAAAGCCCCGGCCCGCCACAAGGCCGAGGACGATTATCTGCTGACCACAAAGCTGTTTTGTGGCACCTGCGGGGCCATGATGGTTGGCGAGAGCGGCACCAGCGCCAGCAAGGGCCGGAAATACCATTATTATCGCTGTGTAAACACCAAGAAACAAAAAAGCTGCAACGCCAAGCACAAGAGCATACGGAAAACGCCCATTGAAAACGCTGTTGTCAACGCTGTTATGGCAAAGGTAATGGACGATAATTTTGTGGAGTACATAGCCGACACCGTGATGGACATTCAGACCAGAGAGAGTAGCGTCCTCCCGGCACTCCGGCACCAGTTGGAGGAAACAGAGCGAGGTATCACCAATATGCTGAACGCTATCCAGATGGGGATTATAAACGCCTCCACCAAACAGCGGCTTGACGAGTTGGAGGACAGGAAAGCGGATATAGAGCTGCAAATCATCCAGGAGAAAATGAACCACCCCATGCTGACCCGTGAGGATGTGACATACTGGATTTGCCGTTTCCGTACCCTGGATGTGTCCAAGCTGGAAGAACGGCGGAGGCTTATTGACAGATTTGTAAACTCCGTGACCGTCTTTGACGATTACATTTTGATTACCTTTAACTATAAGGAGGGTGAGGAAAGGCTTGATTTTACTGACATTGAGAGTTCGGATTTACAATCGGTCGGGGGACCATGCGGAGTGTCCTTATAG
- a CDS encoding transposon-encoded TnpW family protein: protein MADNKQHDTRTTRRPDCVTEIRMGNSVLVVSGYFKKDTTTTAADKMARVLEAEAAATQEPTYPA, encoded by the coding sequence ATGGCAGATAACAAGCAGCACGACACCCGCACCACCCGCCGCCCTGACTGTGTGACGGAAATCCGCATGGGCAATTCCGTCCTTGTCGTGTCCGGCTATTTCAAGAAAGACACCACAACCACAGCCGCCGACAAAATGGCGCGGGTACTGGAAGCGGAAGCCGCTGCTACACAGGAGCCGACTTATCCGGCGTGA
- a CDS encoding replication initiator protein A, protein MRDNTPKSTRTQGGDPIADYIRADTRLPAYLPYPRFLLKMEISQTAKLLYSLLLDRSTLSQKNKWLDDEGRIYIIYPIAEIAEILDKGSTTIKGALNELDTAGLLERERGGFSAPNRLYVKVPPVPQVQFSDQLMAGSPPLIEPENRPTDGQKTDLMMVGKPSPNQTTINNLTESQTKGVSGGPSAPYGRYGNIFLSQTEYDELQAEYPDRLERFIEEMSRYLAANGKSYQNYAAALRIWAGNDKKEAPKKGIPDYSCKEGESL, encoded by the coding sequence ATGCGTGACAATACGCCAAAATCAACCCGAACACAGGGAGGTGATCCTATCGCTGATTATATCAGGGCAGACACGCGGCTGCCCGCCTATCTGCCGTATCCCCGTTTCCTGCTGAAAATGGAGATTTCACAGACCGCCAAGCTGCTGTATTCGCTGCTGTTAGACCGTTCCACCCTCTCCCAGAAAAACAAGTGGCTGGACGACGAGGGCAGGATTTATATTATCTATCCCATCGCGGAGATAGCAGAAATACTGGATAAAGGCAGCACCACCATCAAGGGGGCGCTTAATGAACTGGACACGGCGGGGCTGTTGGAACGGGAACGGGGCGGCTTCTCCGCACCGAACCGGCTTTATGTCAAAGTACCGCCAGTGCCACAGGTACAGTTTTCAGACCAACTGATGGCCGGAAGTCCGCCCCTCATAGAGCCGGAAAACCGTCCTACTGATGGTCAGAAAACCGACCTTATGATGGTCGGAAAACCGTCCCCTAACCAAACTACTATAAACAACCTTACAGAGAGCCAAACAAAGGGAGTGAGTGGGGGGCCGTCCGCGCCCTATGGCCGATATGGAAATATTTTTCTGTCACAGACCGAATACGACGAGTTGCAGGCAGAGTACCCTGACAGGCTGGAACGGTTCATCGAGGAAATGAGCCGCTACCTTGCCGCCAACGGGAAAAGCTACCAGAACTATGCCGCCGCCCTGCGGATATGGGCGGGGAACGACAAAAAGGAAGCCCCTAAAAAGGGCATACCAGACTACTCATGCAAGGAGGGCGAGAGTTTATGA
- a CDS encoding recombinase family protein yields the protein MLRQATQNLITALYPRLSHEDELQGESNSISNQKRILETYAKQNGFTNLRWYTDDGFSGANFQRPGFQAMLADIEAGKVGTVIVKDMSRLGRNYLQVGFYTEMLFPQKGVRFIAVNDNVDSASEGMDNDFTPLRNLFNEWLVRDTSKKIKAVKKSKGMSGKPVTSKPVYGYVMDEDENFIIDEEAAPVVQQIYQLCLAGNGPTKIARMLTEQQIPTPGTLEYQRTGSTRRYHPGYECKWATNTVVHILENREYTGCLVNFKTEKPSYKVKHSIENPVEKQAIFENHHEPIIDKETWERVQELRKQRKRPNRYDEVGLFSGILFCADCGHVLYQQRYQNKDRKQDCYICGSYKKRTRNCTAHFIRTDLLTAGVLANLRQVTEYAAKHESRFVKLLVQQNEIGGKRKTAAAIKQLEQAQERISEISRIIKRLYEDNVNGKISDERFMELSADYEAEQAELKKRAAALQAELDKSQAATVNAEKFMGIVRKHLAFEELTPTLLREMIEKIVVHECSYDENGTRRQDIEIYYSFVGKIDLPE from the coding sequence ATGTTAAGACAAGCCACCCAAAACCTCATTACCGCCCTTTATCCGAGATTGTCCCACGAGGATGAATTGCAAGGCGAGAGTAATTCCATATCGAACCAAAAAAGGATACTCGAAACCTACGCAAAACAGAACGGCTTTACCAATCTGCGCTGGTACACCGACGACGGTTTTTCCGGCGCGAACTTCCAGCGGCCCGGATTTCAAGCCATGCTTGCGGACATTGAAGCCGGGAAAGTGGGTACGGTCATCGTCAAGGACATGAGCCGGTTAGGGCGAAACTACTTGCAGGTAGGGTTTTACACGGAAATGCTGTTCCCTCAAAAGGGTGTGCGTTTTATCGCTGTCAACGATAATGTGGACAGTGCCAGCGAGGGCATGGACAACGATTTTACCCCGCTGCGAAATCTGTTCAATGAATGGCTGGTGAGAGATACGAGCAAGAAAATCAAGGCAGTGAAAAAGTCAAAAGGCATGAGCGGCAAGCCTGTTACCAGCAAGCCGGTTTACGGCTATGTGATGGACGAGGACGAGAATTTTATTATAGACGAGGAAGCCGCCCCGGTGGTGCAGCAGATTTACCAGCTTTGCCTTGCCGGGAACGGCCCGACCAAGATTGCCCGTATGCTGACGGAGCAGCAAATCCCCACGCCGGGGACGCTGGAATATCAGCGGACAGGCAGCACCCGCCGTTATCACCCAGGCTATGAGTGCAAATGGGCGACCAACACCGTCGTTCATATCCTCGAAAACCGAGAGTACACCGGATGTCTGGTGAACTTCAAAACGGAAAAGCCTTCTTATAAGGTCAAGCACAGCATAGAGAACCCCGTCGAGAAGCAGGCCATTTTCGAGAACCACCATGAGCCGATCATCGACAAGGAAACATGGGAACGGGTGCAGGAGTTACGCAAACAGCGCAAACGCCCGAACCGCTACGATGAAGTGGGGCTGTTCTCCGGGATTTTGTTCTGCGCCGACTGCGGCCATGTGCTGTATCAGCAGCGGTATCAGAACAAAGACCGCAAACAGGACTGCTACATCTGCGGCAGCTACAAGAAGCGCACCCGCAACTGTACGGCGCACTTTATCCGCACCGATCTGTTGACCGCTGGTGTCCTGGCAAATCTCCGGCAAGTGACCGAATACGCAGCCAAGCATGAGAGCCGGTTTGTGAAACTACTTGTCCAGCAGAACGAGATCGGCGGCAAGCGAAAGACCGCCGCAGCCATCAAGCAGCTTGAACAGGCGCAGGAACGCATTTCTGAAATCAGCCGCATTATCAAGCGGCTGTATGAGGACAATGTAAACGGCAAAATCAGCGATGAGCGTTTCATGGAACTGTCGGCTGACTACGAAGCCGAGCAAGCGGAGCTGAAAAAGAGAGCCGCCGCCCTGCAAGCCGAACTGGACAAGTCACAGGCAGCTACCGTCAACGCCGAGAAATTTATGGGCATTGTCCGCAAGCACCTTGCCTTTGAAGAACTGACCCCCACTCTCTTGCGGGAAATGATCGAGAAAATTGTGGTGCATGAGTGCAGCTATGATGAGAACGGCACCCGCAGGCAGGACATTGAGATTTATTACAGCTTTGTCGGCAAGATTGACTTGCCCGAATAA